In a genomic window of Pelecanus crispus isolate bPelCri1 chromosome 1, bPelCri1.pri, whole genome shotgun sequence:
- the PDZK1 gene encoding Na(+)/H(+) exchange regulatory cofactor NHE-RF3 gives MTSALQPRECKVTKKPQKSYGFYLRIEKDTAGHLIRNVEKNSPAEKAGLKDGDRVLRVNGVFVDKEEHAQVVDIVKNSGNSVVLLVLDDASYQKAEKEGVNLEELGQKVSTGQQEEQQSPPAMANGAITAVPQPRLCYLVKEEKGYGFSLKTTEGQKGLFIVELSSQGAAAKAGVQNNDRLIEINGKNVENDTHEEVVEKVKKSENHIMFLLSNEETDHYYTSQKMVLSKESANLRLLPLKPRLIEIQKGKNGYGFYLRMEQNTGDHVIKDVDSGSPAAKAGLKDNDILVAVNGEQVDGLDHESVVGKIKQSEAKPTLLVVDKETDAMYKLAQISPFSYYYKAQDSTPAKMEERVELRTEQEVNHKPRICKMVKGPSGFGFSLNMIKNKPGLFISEVQNHGPADTAGVENNDFLVEVNGVNVLNESYDKVVARIQDSGDRLTLLVCSKDAYKYFQGQNIPITASMADPVHDTSEPPAYTENHPSEPERNSPEPRERASSSSSSQSSASTRADSDNNDDTKL, from the exons ATGACTTCTGCTCTCCAGCCCCGAGAATGTAAAGTGaccaaaaagccccaaaagaGCTACGGATTCTACCTGCGTATTGAGAAAGACACAGCAGGGCACCTCATCCGGAATGTGGAAAAGAACAGTCCAGCTGAAAAGGCTGGCTTGAAGGATGGAGACAGAGTCCTCAGGGTTAACGGTGTGTTTGTAGACAAGGAGGAACATGCACAG GTGGTGGATATTGTCAAAAACAGCGGGAATTCTGTTGTACTTCTTGTTCTGGATGATGCATCTTatcaaaaggcagaaaaggaggGAGTGAACTTGGAAGAGCTGGGTCAAAAGGTGTCAACAGgacagcaggaggagcagcagtcCCCACCAGCCATGGCCAATGGAGCGATCACTGCAGTTCCACAACCCCGGCTCTGCTACCTagtgaaggaggagaaaggctATGGCTTCTCTCTGAAAACCACAGAAG gaCAGAAGGGATTGTTCATAGTAGAGCTTTCATCACAAGGAGCAGCTGCAAAGGCTGGTGTCCAAAATAACGATCGCCtgattgaaatcaatggaaaaaatgtggaaaatgacACACATGAGGAAGTGGTGGAAAAG GTAAAGAAGTCTGAAAATCATATTATGTTTCTACTTTCAAATGAAGAAACGGACCACTATTACACAAGCCAGAAGATGGTACTGAGCAAAGAGAGTGCCAATCTAAGACTGCTTCCCCTCAAACCACGACTTATTGAgatccagaaaggaaaaaatggttaTGGCTTTTACCTACGGATGGAACAAAATACTGGTG ATCATGTAATCAAGGATGTTGATTCTGGGAGCCCAGCAGCCAAGGCAGGTCTCAAAGACAATGATATCTTAGTAGCTGTCAATGGCGAGCAAGTGGATGGTCTGGATCATGAAAGCGTAGTGGGAAAAATTAAGCAGTCTGAGGCAAAACCCACATTGTTGGTAGTGGATAAGGAGACTGATGCCATGTATAAACTG GCTCAAATTTCCCCCTTCTCATACTACTACAAAGCACAAGATTCAACTCCAGCTAAAATGGAGGAAAGAGTGGAGTTGCGCACTGAGCAGGAAGTGAACCACAAGCCAAGGATCTGCAAGATGGTGAAAGGGCCTAGTGGATTTGGCTTCAGTTTAAACATGATCAAGAACAAGCCTGGACTGTTCATCAGTGAG GTACAAAACCACGGGCCAGCTGACACAGCAGGTGTAGAAAATAATGACTTTTTGGTGGAAGTGAATGGGGTGAATGTGCTGAATGAATCCTATGACAAAGTGGTGGCAAGAATCCAAGACAGTGGTGACAGACTAACACTACTGGTGTGCAGCAAAGATGCTTACAAATACTTCCAGGGCCAGAACATTCCCATCACAGCCTCTATGGCAGATCCAGTCCATGACACTTCTGAGCCTCCTGCTTATACAGAAAACCATCCATCAGAGCCAGAGAGAAACTCACCTGAACCAAGGGAAAGG GCAAGctcatcctcctcttcacaATCATCTGCCTCTACAAGAGCAGACAGTGACAACAATGATGACACAAAGTTGTAA